The Syngnathus scovelli strain Florida chromosome 21, RoL_Ssco_1.2, whole genome shotgun sequence DNA segment GATTTCTGTGCTCCATCTTTCATTTAGAGGCTCATTTTGAATCTGATGTTCTCCTTGTAGAATCCTGGCCAACTTTATAGTGGGTCTCTTCAACCTCTATGAGGAGCTGTACTTCACATACCTGGAGATCAACCCTTTGGGTAATTATCTCGAGCAGGCCTTCACGTGGGTTTTCACTAATGCCCCgccaaaaaggaagaaaattgCTTGCTGCATATTTAAATCCCATGTTGTAATCATGTGAGTGAATCGAATCATCTTGCGCACCAGTCGTCACCCAGGATGGCGTTTACGTCCTCGACGTGGCGGCTAAGATCGACGCCACTGCTGATTACATCTGCAAGGCCAAGTGGGGCGACGTGGAATTCCCGCCGCCTTTCGGCAGGGAAGCTTATCCCGAGGTAAGCATGTGAaggacagaattttttttttcttttgtccattATATGTTGGCTGTTACGGCGTTGGTGTGTTTTTTCAACCATCCATGCCAAAGGAGCTCTAGCATTTGAGTGACCGAAAATAACCTTAGCCTAGGTCAACTACTTGATCCTACTGTACACATTGAACAAAGCCACATCATTATAAAAAGACCGGGCAAACTTGTTGTACTGTCAGATATATTCTCTGGATTAAATCTTCAATGAAAAAGTGCGATCTTTGCACAGTTAATCGTTTGATTTGGAATGTTTGAATGTGGCTTGTCTTGTAGGAAGCCTACATAGCTGATCTTGATGCCAAGAGCGGTGCCAGTCTCAAGCTGACGTTATTGAACCCTCGTGGCAGGATCTGGACCATGGTGGCAGGGGGCGGAGCTTCTGTCGTATATAGGTGAATAAATGTTTTGTCTTTGCAAAATTACCACACTGCACTTGACGGAAATCTCTGTCTTGCCCGAGCAGCGACACCATCTGCGACCTGGGCGGCGTAGACGAACTGGCCAACTACGGCGAGTACTCCGGCGCGCCCAGCGAGCAGCAGACATACGACTATGCCAAAACTATCCTCTCGCTCATGACCCGTGAGAAGCACCCtcaaggtgtgtgtgcgtggagcCAGTAATAGACTCACTGGCCGAAAATGTGACGCCGGAGTCGAGTTTCAAGTCGCCACCTTCCTCTTGTGTTTCCCCCGCAGGAAAGGTCCTGATCATCGGAGGAAGTATTGCCAACTTCACAAATGTAGCAGCCACATTCAAGGTGAATGATATCATATCACACAAAATTCTCCCCTTACAAAGAGATCCTTGCGATAACACATGGCTGAGATTTCGACCAGGGTTTCTGAGcttatttttttgcttcctcAGGGTATCGTCAGGGCCATCAAGGACAACCAGGGTCCTCTCAAGGAGAACGAGGTCACCATCTTTGTTCGAAGAGGTGGTCCTAACTACCAGGAGGGTCTCAGGGTCATGGGGGAAGTCGGTAAGCCCCACACACATACTCTCCTTACTACCAAGGGAGCTTTTGGAAAATGATGTAAAATTGTAAGTCGTAAGTCCTCTAAAagccactttttgttttttttgttttggggtttGTGTCCTCTAGGGAAGACCACAGGTATTCCTATCCACGTTTTTGGCACAGAGACGCACATGACGGCCATCGTGGGCATGGCGCTAGGTTACAAACCCATCCCCAACCAGCCACCAATGGACGCCCACACCGCCAACTTCCTGCTCAATTCAAGCAACAACGTGATGGTATTTTGAACACGCTCAAAGGGGAAGTTGAGGGTCAGCGAGCGTTAGTTGTGTCTCAAGCGGCAGCATGTCTTTACTCTGGCGCCTCAGACTCCAGCTGCTACAAGGACGGCCTCCTTCTCGGAAGCCAAGCCGTGCGATGACGTCACTCCGAGCAAAAAGTCCAAAGCGGGTCTCCCGGCAGGTATATTAACAGCGCTCACATCTCGTCCGCCTCTCATGTCTGCTTCTTTCTTCCCTTTCCTGATTTCTTTCTTCCATTGttcgtttttgtgtgtgcgtgcgtgctgcacaaactgtccactcaccctcatcttttttttcccccccgggCTTGTTTCTCTAAGACCCTCTTCATTCATTACTGTGGCCTCTGAAGAATGTGGTCACAGGTGATTGGAAAGGTAAGTTGTGGGCGCGCCCAGCCACATCCGCACTGCGCTATTCCGCACATGCGCTCCACTTCACCTCGGTGTTTCGATTGCGTTTTATATCTGCCGATAATATTTTTAAGACTAGCCCAACCCCCCTCATTGGAACTGTCCAGCCACGCTGAGCTTCGCATGCTCTCACATCTGCTTTCGATTTTTGAGAAaatagtcaaacaagatgcactcattgttttctgttttttctgTGTGCCCGTACTCGTTTTTATTGTTGGGCTCACAGAAGCGCAGGCCTCATCAGGCTTCGGCGGAGGTATGAAAGGGTGCGACAATCCACTTGGTGTTCCTTCTGCCTTTCCCCCTGCctgccttgttttgttttttttgtcctcagcCTCCTCCTCTTATTGGTGTCGCTTTGCATTTAACACAGCGGACTGCTAATACATCATAGTCAACAGAAATGCCGATTATAGCATTTATTTACGTGTGCATATTGTGATATACTAGTTTTGTAAGTTGAAGGCAAGGTGGCATTTCATCCACCAGGTGACTCCATATTCTTCACAATTGAAAATTCACTTACAAGTATTTACTAAGGGGCTGACTTCACTTTTGTCGCCAGCTTATTCAATTTGTGTGCAGCCTAACAGCTAAATGCTGCTTCACTATGTTTGCTGGATGGGAAATTCAATTCATTGCATATTGTTAATGTCCGTGTAATGTCGTTGGGCGGAAGGCAAAATGTTGCCACACAGGTAACGTGAGGGAAGCGGGCGGGTTGTGTAAGTgtttgttgttgctattgttacaAAGTGATTTTTAATCCCATGCTGTGATTCAGTGACAGTTTGCATTGATACGTTTTATGTTGCAATAATAGAGGATAGACACAATAATAAAATGTAAGTTCATTAAATAGGATTTATTTATGCTGATATTCACCTAGTGTGCTTAATGAGCTTCTATTTTCATCTGCTGTGTGTCtcttgtgattatttttttccgcCTCCCGTATCTCCAAACATTTTGCAGAGTGACTTTcctttgtgttgtgttgtggttGCTAATCAGAGCCTCTTATTAAATCTTCATCCTCActgacttttgaaaaaaaaaaaaaaaactcttgtgcTTTTCAGCCAAAGCCACAACGCTCTTCAGTAAGCACACCAAGACCATGGTTTGGGGCATGCAGACGCGAGCCGTGCAAGGGATGCTGGACTTCGACTACGTGTGCTCCCGCGACCAACCCTCAGTGGCCGCTATGGTTTACCCCTTTACGTGCGTTTCTCACAAATGAATTCACAATAGGTCAACGCGattccactaaaatgagtgcCTATTGACCGGACAGCGGCGATCACAAGCAGAAGTTCTACTGGGGGCACAAGGAGATCCTGGTTCCAGTGTACAAAAGCATGAGCGACGCCATGAAGAAGCACCCCGAGGTGGACGTGATGATCAGCTTTGCGTCGCTGCGCTCGGCCTTCGACAGCACAGTGGAGGCTATGCAGCACCCACAGGTTTGTTTGCTGAGCGCGACCGTCAAGCGGCACGCATCAATCGATATCCTGTTTGCCGCGATCAGATTCACACCATCGCCATCATCGCAGAGGGCATCCCAGAAGCGCTAACCAGGAAGCTGATCAAGATGGCTGACGAGAAAGGCGTCACCATCATTGGGCCCGCGACGGTAGTCAACATTAGTCGTCTGCTAATGATCGATGAAGTACTTCCTAAGGCAGGAAGTGGTGAAAATTTATTTGGATCTCTGTCTAGGTTGGTGGAATTAAGCCGGGCTGTTTCAAAATTGGCAACACTGGCGGCATGCTGGACAACATCCTGGCCTCCAAGCTCTACCGGCCCGGCAGCGTGGCCTACGTGTCGCGTTCCGGGGGCATGTCCAACGAGCTCAACAACATTGTCTCCCGTGCAACCGACGGCGTCTACGAGGGCGTGGCCATCGGAGGAGACAGGTCGGGTCAGCAATGTGACACCCAATGTCACATGGACAGTTCCTTTACATAAAGTCTTCCCTGTCTAGGTACCCTGGCTCCACATTTATGGACCATGTTCTTCGCTACCAGGACACTCCAGGCGTTAAAATGATCGTGGTGCTGGGAGAGGTGGGAGGAAATTTACCATTTTACTCTGTATGTGTTGCGCAATAGCAATAATCCGTTGATTTAAATCAAATCTGTGAGGGGTTACTGTGTATGAGTAATGCTAGATCTATTtcctatcttcatttagattggCGGCACGGAGGAGTACAAGATCTGTCAGGGCATCAAGGAGGGCAGGATCACCAAACCGGTCGTGTGCTGGTGTATCGGAACTTGCGCCACCATGTTTGCATCTGAGGTATATTGAATGTATTTGCAAACACAGACTTGCTTCGCTGAGTGCTGAGCAATGAACTACTCGCAAGCTACTTCTAAAAAAATTATAACATCCCTCATCAGGTCCAGTTCGGCCATGCCGGTGCATGCGCTAACCAAGCGTCGGAAACAGCAGTGGCCAAAAACCAAGCGCTGCGGGACGCCGGAGCTTGCGTTCCCAAGAGCTTTGACGAGCTGGGTGATGTCATCAGGTGAGGTAATTTCCAGACCTTACAGGTTGGAATCTCGCTTATATTTCTTTGTAAAATAGGACAGTTTATGATGAACTGGTGGCCAGTGGCACCATTGTTCCCGCCCAAGAGGTTCCTCCCCCGACCGTACCGATGGATTACTCTTGGGCCAGGGTAAGAATTTCATCTTACTTCTTAACCTGGTTTGAGATCTTTAGTGCCGTATGGTCCTTTTCTGCAGGAATTGGGCTTGATCCGTAAACCCGCCTCCTTCATGACCAGTATCTGTGACGAGCGAGGCCAGGAGCTCATCTATGCTGGCATGCCCATCACGGAGGTCTTCAAGGAGGAGATGGGTTTAGGAGGAGTGCTGGGACTTCTTTGGTTCCAACGCAGGTTGGTTGATGTTTTGCAGACCTggggagaaaaaacaaaaaatatttgataacaGCTGATAATTTGTAAGTCCTTCCAGAGCTTTCGAAAGAGTGTTGTTTCTTCGCTTTTAGGTTGCCTCGCTACGCCTGCCACTTCATCGAAATGTGCCTGATGGTGACGGCCGACCACGGGCCTGCCGTCTCCGGCGCGCACAACACCATCGTGTGCGCGCGAGCCGGCAAAGACCTCATCTCCAGCCTCACGTCTGGCCTGCTCACCATCGTCAGTACCCGTCGCGCGCTCCCTTTGTCGCTCGCCCGGCCTGATTGAAACTGTTGTCGTGCGTTCCAGGGGGACCGTTTTGGTGGCGCCCTCGACGCAGCTGCCAAGCAGTTCAGCAAAGCCTTCGACAGCGGCATGCTGCCAATGGACTTTGTCAACAAGATGAAGAAGGACGGCAAGCTCATTATGGGCATAGGACACCGTGTCAAATCAGTAAGTACCGTGGACAAGAGTAATAATTCCAAAACGATGTTTTGATTAAAAAGAAGATTCAATGAAAAGATGAAATTCAAGGTTAAAGAATTATAAATGAAATATTGCATTCCAGATCAACAACCCAGACATGCGGGTGCAGATTTTGAAGGACTTTGTGAAGCAGCAATTCCCTTCCAGTCAGCTGCTCGACTACGCCTTAGATGTGGAAAAGATCACCACCTCAAAGGTAGGCTGCCTCCAAAATTTTGTAGCTGTGTTAGTGAACACTTTAAAGACACCGGCAGATACTTTATTGACCCCCGGGGGTGAAATTCAGGAAGTCAGTGTTTGGTAAAATAACATATGTAGTTGAAGTGAATGAATAAACTTTTAGCTCACTTGCATCTATTAATAATTAAATCTGAATCTAGAAACCCAATCTCATCCTCAACGTCGACGGGTTTATCGGCGTCGCCTTCGTGGACCTACTCAGGACATGTGGCGGCTTCACTCGGTAAGAGCAGAACGTAAAGTGCTGCTTGAATGACGTGACGTGATGGTGTGGACAAGTTGTCCACGCCGAATGGAAGCTTTGTGTGCACAATGTCAAGTATTGTTTGTCGTGTGACTCCCAGAGACGAGGCTGACGAGTTTGTCGAGATCGGCGCGCTAAATGGCATCTTTGTCCTTGGCCGAAGTATGGGCTTCATCGGTGAGTACCAAACTGCACAGTGGTGTTCCTaactcatttatttttttgagacTTCAAAAGCTTTTGCCGTCCTTACAGGTCACTACCTGGACCAGAAAAGGCTCAAGCAGGGTTTGTACCGACACCCCTGGGACGACATCTCCTACGTCCTCCCCGAACACATGTCCATGTGACACACTAGCGCGCCTCACCCGCCTAATGTttactctcgctcgctctctgccTTTGGAAAAGTCGGCAGAAGTAGTAGTACGGTACATCCTGATTGAAAGTTCAGAGTAGAAGCATTCAGTCTAGTTTTTAAAGGATGAAAGGGGGAAGTATATTTTTTAGATTTTGTTTTTGACAACAACTGAGTTGTGGCCAGAGCACAAAGAAACAGGATTTGGATTGCTTCTGTATTTGGACCGCATGGAATCAGGTAACCTTTACTATCTTTGTCTGTTTTATGTTTATCATGACAACTTATTTATTCTAACGGTTGTTTAGGCCTTCATTCGAACGTGAGGTCCACATGTTTTCTACCTTCATTTAAGGTCTAGTTCAGCGATACACAAAGCGGTAGTCGGGCTCACTCTGGTGGTACTTGAAAGAATCACTGCCCAAGTAGTTAATATTTAGTACAATTTTCCTGTATTTAGGCAGAATGTTAACATTCAATATGTGCATAATGTTAGTGACTTGCAATAATGTTTTATGAACACTTACTGCTCTGCTACTCCATTACTTTAATGTCGCTCATTAGAACTCCTTAAATGCCTTGGTAATTTCACACTCTGCAGTTTAGATCAGTTAAGAAAAATCATTGCTCCGATAAGTGAAGAATAGAAAGACTACTGTAAtctcaaaaagaagaaaaactgaAGTGTAACTTGGGGAATGAGTCCTAAACATCTTTTTTAAAACTCGCCATAACACTGAATTTTCCCCACTCACAACTCCTTCTGTTGCTTTTATTTAACTGTGAAGATatacctttttgtttgttttgtaacaTGCTGTCAGAGTAGTTTAATAAAGACTTTGTTTTACTTTTGCGCTCCTGTGTTGTAGTCAATCCGGTGTAGCAAGTACAATATTTAATAAAACTGACACGTTTATTTGTCACTTTTATCGTTTATCCAAAGTAGCCAaatatttcaatatattttaGTTAATAGTATAGCTAAGTATGCCAAATAAAAgtgcgtctttttttttatcaatgcaACCAACCAATCACCGGCGACACGCACGAACACGTGATCCCGGAACAATTGCGTTCCGTAACCAATTTTACGCTGCACACCAGTCGGCATACAATGAGTGTTACACTGGTTAAACGTAAATCAAATTGTCGTATAATGCAAACATTTTATAAGTGACACATGTCTAAATACACAAAGTAAATTTCTATAATTAATGATAACGCGATGTTTGGACTAAGGAATAGTAAACACGCTGCTGACAGCTCTCTGCTGCTTTTAAAACTGGTAAGTACCAACTCTGCTAGTTTGTGTGCAAACCTCGGTCAAATATATGTACATTTAGACACTGACAGTTACTTAATTTCGTCACATTACCTTGCAGGTGTATAAAATTCCATGGCTGTGCACACCAATGCGAACTCTGGTGGATATATGGCCACAGCTCACAAAACGTGAGGTGAGTATTTACGTGTATTGTCCccgctttttaattttatttttgttggttTACGTTACCATTAAGTCGTGTGTGGAATTTTGACGGGGATAAGGCTTGTATGCTTTGTTAGTTTTCCAATGCAATTTTGTATTaccgttttgctttttattATGAAGCACATGGAGTTTATGCTTGCCATAAAAAATGTGCATTACAACTAAAATTAATATTTTCTATGCCTCAGGTGATGTCAGAGCTGAGTAGGACCTCGGTGCTGATGAGGGAGCGTCACCAAGTGGAGGAAACGCTGGACGCCATGCAAATCGCCGGTTCCGCTAGCCTGCATGTGAGTTTAGTAGGCTTGCAGGATAATATGCAATACATCAGTAGAGTTGAAGGTTAACTGATGCTTATCCCACAGTGAGGGGCTTCATACACTGGTTGGCTTAAAAATAACTGTTCAAGTTGCTTTAAACCACATATGTCAAAGTTACGGTctggcccgcgaattgattatctatggccccctggatgatattgaattactattagaaccggcccgtaggccacagccgcccgctggtgttttgcacgcaccaacactacatttcccacaatgcaacggtagcccgcgatgtccctgcagctcgcacaagcggcttcattattcatcagtagtcggAGCAgacttcaactttctgatacccccctcctcaaaaatggctaaacgtaaggtggacgctgagaacagggggtttcaggccaggtgggaggcagagtacatgtttacggaggtaagaggcaaacctgtgtgtcttctgtgtggagaaaatgcggctgtaatgaaagaattaaatttaagaaggcactatcaaacgtctaagaaacacacagaccaagacaagaatatggaatatgaacaaaagctacagaaggtggaagaattaaaacgaggccttaagtccagacaggctatgttcacgtatgctaaatcacaaagcgaggctgctgccaaggctagctttattgtggcaaaagagatcgccaaatcagcccggccctttgcagaaggagagttgatcaaaaacgggttttgagcctcagagcctaaccccgaacattgatgaacttgtacaaacaatgagacacctctaagtatcaggctcagcctcagacaagtgagcatcacagaacagtaacgtattttccgttttttaattcggttacatttttacatttgtttctacaagacgtgatttttctttgaagaaagtattgttttgtctgtgtgccgtaaatttttgaattttatttatttatatttatttttcagttgaatggaccaagagaaaattgcagataagagccatgagaaagaatacaactgatttgattatttttttattttacgatttgaaagcaatgatcggtagatcatagagcagcacaataatacattttcaatttataatgcatgcacttttacttatgcatttatgttgatattaagaaacacattttgtttttaaaacaattgaattttttgctgtttggctgttgaaaatgttttcccttgaagttactgacagagccataacaaaatattgccatattcatttaatcattaaataatgtacactgtgttaggtcttagttcaaaaggctatgtgcaatcattccgatatattttaataaacattgaaccagtccggccctcggcttgtagcaaattagtttttttggccctcggtgtgtttgactttgacatccctgctttaaacaaacaaaaaaaaaaaaaaacacttgtgtCTCTTCAGGTTATTTCTGACTTTGATATGACACTGACCAGATTTGCCCACAACGGCAAAAGAGTTCCTGCAACTCACAGTAAGACATACTGGTGTATTTACTGTACAGTAACAGCCTGCATAAGTTTGTTTCAAAGCTTTGTTTTGTAATACCTGCAGACATTCTGGACAACAGGCTATTGGTTGACGAAGACTGTGGCAAAAAGGTACTTAAGTAGTTGCATGTGGAGTTATAGTTTGTGTTTTCAGGGGTATGCATTTTGGGCTTcactctatatatttttttaattaatctatTTGACCCTAaattgtttttgtcaagttctttttttatattaaagAAATAATTAGACAGTGATGATTTTAATCTATACTGTATTCcctatttaatttaaaatatattaaatttaatattaatttaaaaaataacatgACATTCTGCTTATGCCTCCAGATGAGGGAGCTGTTACATACTTATTATCCCATTGAGATTGATGTTAGCCGGACTGTTGAAGAGAAGCTGCCCTTCATGGTGGAGTGGTAAGAAATAGATGACAATTAAAAAATTCCTAATCATTACAATCATGactttgtttgtggtttggcaGGTGGACAAAGGCTCACCATCTGCTAGTGGAACAGAAAATCAGGAAGGACCTCTTAGCTCCGGCTGTCAGGGAGTCCACATCCGACACCGCCATACTCAGGTAGAAGGCAAGCGACCCCTGCCGCTTTTTGAGTTGCTCCTGTTGATGTCATGTAACGTGTGTCTCAAGGGATGGCTACCAGGTGTT contains these protein-coding regions:
- the LOC125991526 gene encoding 7-methylguanosine phosphate-specific 5'-nucleotidase-like isoform X1, which translates into the protein MFGLRNSKHAADSSLLLLKLVYKIPWLCTPMRTLVDIWPQLTKREVMSELSRTSVLMRERHQVEETLDAMQIAGSASLHVISDFDMTLTRFAHNGKRVPATHNILDNRLLVDEDCGKKMRELLHTYYPIEIDVSRTVEEKLPFMVEWWTKAHHLLVEQKIRKDLLAPAVRESTSDTAILRDGYQVFFDHLAHRNVPLLIFSGGVGDVLEEVIRQHGVFHPNIHIIANYMDFDHAGVLRAFKGDLIHTFNKRESALSHVARFPELQGRRSVLLLGDSLGDLNMAAGVPEPRHLLTVGFLNDQVDARRESYVNSFDIVVLAPDDTMDVPNAILRFVMSSGDDN
- the LOC125991521 gene encoding ATP-citrate synthase isoform X3, whose amino-acid sequence is MSAKAISEQTAKDFLFKYICTSSAVQNRFRYASVTAETDWARLTQEHPWLLTEKLVVKPDQLIKRRGKLGLVGLNLDLSGVQEWLKSRLMKETTVGKAKGVLKKFLIEPFVPHKQEEEFYMCVYATREGDHLLFHHQGGVEVGDVDAKAQRLMVAVDDKLGQDQVTKQLLTHVSDEKKEILANFIVGLFNLYEELYFTYLEINPLVVTQDGVYVLDVAAKIDATADYICKAKWGDVEFPPPFGREAYPEEAYIADLDAKSGASLKLTLLNPRGRIWTMVAGGGASVVYSDTICDLGGVDELANYGEYSGAPSEQQTYDYAKTILSLMTREKHPQGKVLIIGGSIANFTNVAATFKGIVRAIKDNQGPLKENEVTIFVRRGGPNYQEGLRVMGEVGKTTGIPIHVFGTETHMTAIVGMALGYKPIPNQPPMDAHTANFLLNSSNNVMTPAATRTASFSEAKPCDDVTPSKKSKAGLPAAKATTLFSKHTKTMVWGMQTRAVQGMLDFDYVCSRDQPSVAAMVYPFTGDHKQKFYWGHKEILVPVYKSMSDAMKKHPEVDVMISFASLRSAFDSTVEAMQHPQIHTIAIIAEGIPEALTRKLIKMADEKGVTIIGPATVGGIKPGCFKIGNTGGMLDNILASKLYRPGSVAYVSRSGGMSNELNNIVSRATDGVYEGVAIGGDRYPGSTFMDHVLRYQDTPGVKMIVVLGEIGGTEEYKICQGIKEGRITKPVVCWCIGTCATMFASEVQFGHAGACANQASETAVAKNQALRDAGACVPKSFDELGDVIRTVYDELVASGTIVPAQEVPPPTVPMDYSWARELGLIRKPASFMTSICDERGQELIYAGMPITEVFKEEMGLGGVLGLLWFQRRLPRYACHFIEMCLMVTADHGPAVSGAHNTIVCARAGKDLISSLTSGLLTIGDRFGGALDAAAKQFSKAFDSGMLPMDFVNKMKKDGKLIMGIGHRVKSINNPDMRVQILKDFVKQQFPSSQLLDYALDVEKITTSKKPNLILNVDGFIGVAFVDLLRTCGGFTRDEADEFVEIGALNGIFVLGRSMGFIGHYLDQKRLKQGLYRHPWDDISYVLPEHMSM
- the LOC125991521 gene encoding ATP-citrate synthase isoform X1; this encodes MSAKAISEQTAKDFLFKYICTSSAVQNRFRYASVTAETDWARLTQEHPWLLTEKLVVKPDQLIKRRGKLGLVGLNLDLSGVQEWLKSRLMKETTVGKAKGVLKKFLIEPFVPHKQEEEFYMCVYATREGDHLLFHHQGGVEVGDVDAKAQRLMVAVDDKLGQDQVTKQLLTHVSDEKKEILANFIVGLFNLYEELYFTYLEINPLVVTQDGVYVLDVAAKIDATADYICKAKWGDVEFPPPFGREAYPEEAYIADLDAKSGASLKLTLLNPRGRIWTMVAGGGASVVYSDTICDLGGVDELANYGEYSGAPSEQQTYDYAKTILSLMTREKHPQGKVLIIGGSIANFTNVAATFKGIVRAIKDNQGPLKENEVTIFVRRGGPNYQEGLRVMGEVGKTTGIPIHVFGTETHMTAIVGMALGYKPIPNQPPMDAHTANFLLNSSNNVMTPAATRTASFSEAKPCDDVTPSKKSKAGLPADPLHSLLWPLKNVVTGDWKEAQASSGFGGAKATTLFSKHTKTMVWGMQTRAVQGMLDFDYVCSRDQPSVAAMVYPFTGDHKQKFYWGHKEILVPVYKSMSDAMKKHPEVDVMISFASLRSAFDSTVEAMQHPQIHTIAIIAEGIPEALTRKLIKMADEKGVTIIGPATVGGIKPGCFKIGNTGGMLDNILASKLYRPGSVAYVSRSGGMSNELNNIVSRATDGVYEGVAIGGDRYPGSTFMDHVLRYQDTPGVKMIVVLGEIGGTEEYKICQGIKEGRITKPVVCWCIGTCATMFASEVQFGHAGACANQASETAVAKNQALRDAGACVPKSFDELGDVIRTVYDELVASGTIVPAQEVPPPTVPMDYSWARELGLIRKPASFMTSICDERGQELIYAGMPITEVFKEEMGLGGVLGLLWFQRRLPRYACHFIEMCLMVTADHGPAVSGAHNTIVCARAGKDLISSLTSGLLTIGDRFGGALDAAAKQFSKAFDSGMLPMDFVNKMKKDGKLIMGIGHRVKSINNPDMRVQILKDFVKQQFPSSQLLDYALDVEKITTSKKPNLILNVDGFIGVAFVDLLRTCGGFTRDEADEFVEIGALNGIFVLGRSMGFIGHYLDQKRLKQGLYRHPWDDISYVLPEHMSM
- the LOC125991521 gene encoding ATP-citrate synthase isoform X2, which gives rise to MSAKAISEQTAKDFLFKYICTSSAVQNRFRYASVTAETDWARLTQEHPWLLTEKLVVKPDQLIKRRGKLGLVGLNLDLSGVQEWLKSRLMKETTVGKAKGVLKKFLIEPFVPHKQEEEFYMCVYATREGDHLLFHHQGGVEVGDVDAKAQRLMVAVDDKLGQDQVTKQLLTHVSDEKKEILANFIVGLFNLYEELYFTYLEINPLVVTQDGVYVLDVAAKIDATADYICKAKWGDVEFPPPFGREAYPEEAYIADLDAKSGASLKLTLLNPRGRIWTMVAGGGASVVYSDTICDLGGVDELANYGEYSGAPSEQQTYDYAKTILSLMTREKHPQGKVLIIGGSIANFTNVAATFKGIVRAIKDNQGPLKENEVTIFVRRGGPNYQEGLRVMGEVGKTTGIPIHVFGTETHMTAIVGMALGYKPIPNQPPMDAHTANFLLNSSNNVMTPAATRTASFSEAKPCDDVTPSKKSKAGLPADPLHSLLWPLKNVVTGDWKAKATTLFSKHTKTMVWGMQTRAVQGMLDFDYVCSRDQPSVAAMVYPFTGDHKQKFYWGHKEILVPVYKSMSDAMKKHPEVDVMISFASLRSAFDSTVEAMQHPQIHTIAIIAEGIPEALTRKLIKMADEKGVTIIGPATVGGIKPGCFKIGNTGGMLDNILASKLYRPGSVAYVSRSGGMSNELNNIVSRATDGVYEGVAIGGDRYPGSTFMDHVLRYQDTPGVKMIVVLGEIGGTEEYKICQGIKEGRITKPVVCWCIGTCATMFASEVQFGHAGACANQASETAVAKNQALRDAGACVPKSFDELGDVIRTVYDELVASGTIVPAQEVPPPTVPMDYSWARELGLIRKPASFMTSICDERGQELIYAGMPITEVFKEEMGLGGVLGLLWFQRRLPRYACHFIEMCLMVTADHGPAVSGAHNTIVCARAGKDLISSLTSGLLTIGDRFGGALDAAAKQFSKAFDSGMLPMDFVNKMKKDGKLIMGIGHRVKSINNPDMRVQILKDFVKQQFPSSQLLDYALDVEKITTSKKPNLILNVDGFIGVAFVDLLRTCGGFTRDEADEFVEIGALNGIFVLGRSMGFIGHYLDQKRLKQGLYRHPWDDISYVLPEHMSM